The proteins below come from a single Bdellovibrionales bacterium genomic window:
- a CDS encoding trypsin-like serine protease: MPVKSIQRILLSSLLVCVACAPESSFKNEVTSVQESAILDGTMISTRTTPASRSVVYLEFLKKNGMRQSYCTATLIAKNIVLTAAHCFDSDLIPDVKSFNVVFSTQVVDFGTRISRPGVATKSHPDYNTLQRKPRLYDHDIAIAMFSGDLPQGFAPVSIDSDVAADYSNADVYVYGYGRLYDYTGTPGDYGSGGGGYLRRGVMRVNATYNQTPDRYFIAPTSKNFVCQGDSGGPEFYNKGSVLKVIGVNSAAIGDLLPNGRQLCRGVSQATKVAPFASWIINEQKKMLNRYQ, translated from the coding sequence ATGCCAGTGAAATCGATCCAGCGGATTCTATTGTCGAGCTTGCTTGTTTGCGTGGCTTGTGCGCCAGAATCTTCTTTCAAAAATGAAGTAACATCCGTTCAGGAGTCCGCAATTCTTGATGGGACAATGATTTCAACGCGCACAACGCCGGCATCTCGCAGTGTTGTGTATCTTGAGTTCCTCAAAAAAAATGGCATGCGCCAGTCTTACTGCACAGCCACACTCATTGCTAAAAACATCGTACTCACAGCTGCTCACTGTTTTGATTCAGACCTTATTCCTGATGTAAAGAGCTTCAACGTCGTATTTAGCACCCAGGTCGTTGATTTCGGCACGCGCATTTCTCGTCCAGGAGTTGCGACAAAAAGCCATCCTGACTACAACACGCTTCAGAGAAAACCGCGTCTTTACGATCATGACATCGCGATTGCAATGTTCAGTGGAGACCTGCCGCAAGGTTTTGCACCGGTCAGTATCGATTCCGACGTCGCGGCTGATTATTCAAACGCGGATGTCTACGTCTATGGCTATGGCCGCTTGTACGACTACACCGGCACGCCAGGTGATTACGGCTCAGGCGGTGGAGGCTATCTTCGTCGTGGCGTGATGCGTGTGAATGCGACTTACAATCAAACTCCAGACAGATATTTTATTGCACCAACTTCTAAAAACTTTGTTTGCCAGGGCGATTCCGGTGGGCCTGAGTTTTACAACAAGGGAAGTGTGCTGAAGGTGATCGGCGTGAACTCGGCGGCGATCGGAGACCTTCTTCCGAATGGCAGACAGCTTTGCCGTGGAGTTTCTCAAGCAACGAAGGTCGCTCCGTTTGCTTCTTGGATTATCAATGAACAAAAGAAAATGTTGAATCGGTATCAGTAG
- a CDS encoding deoxyhypusine synthase family protein produces MNTNGVITKFIDHHYRHFNAAALKDAAVGYKKHIDNKGQMLVTLAGAMSTAELGLSLAEMIRQGKVHAISCTGANLEEDVFNLVAHDHYVRIPNYRDLTPQDEQKLLEKHLNRVTDTCIPEEEAIRRIENVVLEYWQEADKKGESYFPHEFMYKILLSGKLNQYYQIDPKNSWLLAAAEKNLPMVVPGWEDSTLGNIFAGHCIKGDIKKSTTVKGGIEYMKTWAEWYMGASKKNPVGFFQIGGGIAGDFPICVVPMLEQDLGHEDVPLWSYFAQISDSTTSYGSYSGAIPNEKITWGKLAPTTPSYIVESDATIVAPLIFGYVLGW; encoded by the coding sequence ATGAATACCAATGGAGTTATTACCAAGTTTATTGATCACCACTATCGCCACTTCAACGCTGCGGCTTTGAAAGACGCTGCTGTTGGTTACAAAAAGCATATCGACAATAAAGGTCAGATGCTTGTGACTTTGGCGGGCGCGATGTCGACTGCTGAGTTGGGTTTAAGCCTTGCTGAAATGATCCGCCAAGGTAAAGTTCACGCGATCTCTTGCACAGGTGCAAACCTTGAAGAAGACGTATTCAACTTGGTGGCTCACGATCACTACGTTCGCATCCCGAACTACCGTGATTTGACTCCACAAGATGAGCAAAAACTTTTGGAAAAGCATTTGAACCGTGTAACGGACACTTGCATTCCTGAAGAAGAAGCTATCCGCCGTATCGAGAACGTTGTTTTGGAATACTGGCAAGAGGCTGATAAAAAAGGGGAGTCTTACTTCCCGCACGAGTTCATGTACAAAATTCTTCTCTCTGGCAAATTGAACCAGTACTACCAAATCGATCCAAAAAATTCTTGGTTGTTGGCGGCTGCTGAAAAAAATCTTCCAATGGTTGTTCCGGGCTGGGAAGACTCTACTTTGGGCAATATCTTTGCCGGTCACTGCATTAAAGGCGACATCAAAAAATCAACCACTGTTAAAGGTGGTATCGAGTACATGAAGACTTGGGCTGAGTGGTACATGGGCGCTTCTAAAAAGAACCCAGTGGGCTTCTTCCAAATCGGTGGTGGTATCGCGGGTGACTTCCCAATCTGCGTAGTGCCGATGCTTGAGCAAGATTTGGGTCATGAAGATGTTCCATTGTGGAGCTACTTCGCTCAGATCTCTGACTCGACAACTTCTTACGGCTCCTACTCAGGTGCGATTCCAAATGAGAAAATCACTTGGGGTAAACTCGCTCCAACAACTCCAAGCTACATCGTAGAATCAGATGCGACGATCGTTGCTCCTCTGATTTTCGGTTACGTTTTGGGCTGGTAG
- a CDS encoding tRNA threonylcarbamoyladenosine dehydratase, with protein sequence METNTQTETLNPVQPEETKYVLHRRFDRMGRLVGDDAMLKLFKSHVMIIGIGGVGSWAAEALARSGVGKITLVDFDEVCITNANRQLHAIQGMVGKKKAEVMGERLRKINPQMTVDVMPMFYNAENSEAILSRQPDIIVDAIDNLTAKAHLLNTCRTQNLKVITSAGAAARLDPMQIKRADLADTYGDPMAQQLRKILRQKYDWPSKGGFGIPCVFSDEEPIQPVELKYDNGEGFKCVCPQNQNNLHSCEHRNVIWGTASFVTGAFGLNIASWIVQEVVKA encoded by the coding sequence ATGGAAACGAACACACAAACTGAGACCCTGAACCCTGTTCAACCGGAAGAAACCAAATACGTATTGCACCGTCGTTTCGACCGCATGGGGCGCCTTGTGGGCGACGATGCAATGCTGAAGCTCTTTAAGTCCCACGTGATGATCATCGGTATCGGCGGCGTGGGTTCATGGGCTGCGGAAGCGTTGGCTCGGTCTGGCGTGGGTAAAATCACGCTCGTAGATTTCGATGAAGTTTGCATCACGAACGCCAATCGTCAGTTGCATGCCATCCAAGGCATGGTCGGCAAAAAGAAAGCCGAAGTCATGGGCGAGCGTCTTCGCAAGATCAATCCGCAGATGACTGTGGACGTGATGCCGATGTTCTACAATGCGGAAAACTCTGAAGCGATTCTTTCACGTCAGCCGGACATCATCGTGGATGCGATTGATAACCTGACGGCGAAAGCTCATTTGCTCAATACTTGCCGTACACAGAATTTGAAAGTGATCACGAGTGCGGGAGCTGCGGCACGCCTTGATCCAATGCAGATCAAACGCGCGGACCTTGCAGACACTTACGGCGATCCCATGGCGCAACAGTTGCGTAAGATTCTCCGTCAAAAATACGACTGGCCTTCAAAAGGTGGCTTCGGCATTCCGTGCGTGTTCTCTGACGAAGAGCCCATCCAGCCCGTTGAGCTTAAGTACGACAATGGCGAAGGTTTCAAATGCGTTTGCCCGCAAAATCAAAACAACTTGCACAGCTGTGAACATCGCAATGTGATCTGGGGAACGGCGAGCTTCGTAACGGGAGCTTTCGGTCTTAATATCGCGTCGTGGATTGTTCAAGAAGTGGTGAAGGCATGA
- a CDS encoding TatD family hydrolase — MTNNQWIDAHCHLADPRLENSLDEVIREAESLGIKFFMQGGVGPEDWQRQRDLAKKYPNKLGLCFGLHPYWVAAHDEELCEIALDQLAPILPEALGIGELGLDFRPHIMKDSKVRQISVFEQQLELAEATQKPMVLHLVQAHEESLKIMDVWGIPASKGLVHSFNGSWGKAQDFLKRGLCLSIGGPVVWAQNEKLHEVIKQMPLEFLLLESDSPDQPPPRFKQSLNQPASLWDVAGKIAEIREMPSTEVLEIATQNFKRVFRLPADERGN, encoded by the coding sequence ATGACTAACAACCAGTGGATCGATGCCCATTGCCATTTAGCGGACCCGCGCCTAGAAAACTCGCTGGACGAAGTGATTCGCGAAGCCGAAAGTCTAGGGATTAAATTCTTCATGCAAGGCGGAGTCGGCCCCGAGGACTGGCAACGCCAGCGTGACCTCGCTAAGAAATATCCGAATAAGCTCGGCCTGTGCTTTGGCCTTCACCCTTACTGGGTGGCCGCCCACGATGAAGAGCTTTGCGAGATCGCCCTGGATCAGCTCGCGCCGATCCTACCCGAGGCTCTGGGGATCGGAGAGCTCGGCCTGGATTTTCGCCCGCATATTATGAAGGACTCTAAAGTCCGCCAAATCAGCGTGTTTGAGCAGCAATTAGAACTCGCCGAGGCCACACAAAAACCGATGGTTTTGCACCTGGTGCAGGCCCACGAGGAGAGCCTTAAAATCATGGATGTGTGGGGCATTCCGGCGTCCAAAGGCCTCGTTCATTCGTTTAATGGCAGCTGGGGCAAGGCTCAGGATTTCCTGAAAAGGGGCTTGTGTTTATCTATTGGCGGGCCGGTGGTTTGGGCCCAGAATGAAAAACTTCACGAGGTGATCAAGCAGATGCCCCTGGAATTTTTACTGCTTGAGAGCGACTCTCCCGATCAGCCACCGCCACGGTTCAAACAAAGCTTGAACCAACCGGCCTCTTTGTGGGATGTTGCTGGCAAAATCGCTGAGATTCGTGAAATGCCCAGCACCGAAGTGCTGGAAATCGCTACACAAAACTTTAAGAGAGTGTTCCGCCTACCGGCGGACGAACGTGGAAACTGA